In Gossypium raimondii isolate GPD5lz chromosome 12, ASM2569854v1, whole genome shotgun sequence, a single window of DNA contains:
- the LOC105762307 gene encoding monothiol glutaredoxin-S1, with product MDVVTSMVADRPVVIFSRTTCCMSHTIKTLINGFGANPTVYELDEIQNGQQVERELQQMGCNPSVPAVFIGQRLVGGANQVMSLQLRNQLVPLLKSAGAIWI from the coding sequence ATGGATGTGGTCACAAGTATGGTTGCTGACAGGCCAGTGGTCATTTTTAGCAGGACCACCTGTTGCATGAGCCATACCATCAAGACTCTCATCAATGGGTTCGGGGCAAACCCCACGGTCTACGAGCTCGATGAAATTCAGAATGGGCAACAAGTTGAAAGGGAACTGCAGCAGATGGGGTGCAATCCCAGTGTACCAGCTGTTTTCATAGGGCAACGGCTGGTTGGAGGTGCTAACCAAGTCATGTCCCTCCAACTCAGGAACCAGCTTGTCCCATTGCTCAAAAGTGCTGGAGCTATATGGATTTGA
- the LOC105762308 gene encoding monothiol glutaredoxin-S1, which translates to MDVVTRMVVDWPVVIFSRTTCCMSHTIKTLISGFGANLTVYELDEIPNGQQVERALQQMGCNPSVPAVFIGQQLVGGPNQVMSLQLRNQLVPLLIRAGAIWI; encoded by the coding sequence ATGGATGTGGTTACAAGGATGGTTGTTGACTGGCCTGTGGTCATCTTTAGCAGGACAACTTGTTGCATGAGCCATACCATCAAGACTCTCATCAGTGGGTTTGGGGCGAACCTGACAGTTTACGAGCTCGATGAAATTCCGAATGGGCAACAAGTTGAAAGGGCACTGCAGCAGATGGGGTGCAATCCCAGTGTACCTGCTGTTTTCATAGGGCAACAGCTGGTTGGAGGTCCTAACCAAGTCATGTCCCTTCAACTCAGGAACCAGCTTGTCCCACTGCTCATAAGGGCTGGAGCAATATGGATTTGA